One Pyxicephalus adspersus chromosome 3, UCB_Pads_2.0, whole genome shotgun sequence genomic window carries:
- the SSTR2 gene encoding somatostatin receptor type 2 gives MDRDYSDLPNITELYFSPVSQGDIMETTTNMSTNMTSQYYDMTSNAILTFIYFVVCIVGLCGNTLVIYVILRYAKMKTITNIYILNLAIADELFMLGLPFLAMQVALVHWPFGKVICRIVMTVDGINQFTSIFCLTVMSIDRYLAVVHPIKSAKWRRPRTAKMVNAAVWTISLLVIMPIMNYAGVQLYHGRGSCTIIWPGNSGTWYTGFIIYAFILGFLVPLSIICLCYLFIIIKVKSSGIRVGSSKRKRSEKKVTRMVSIVVAVFIFCWLPFYIFNVSSVSLLIVPTPGLKAMWDFVVVLSYANSCANPILYAFLSDNFKKSFQNVLCLSKVSGMDEADRSDSKQDKSRLNETTETQRTLLNGDLQTSI, from the coding sequence ATGGATAGGGATTACTCAGACTTACCGAACATCACGGAGCTGTACTTTTCTCCAGTGTCACAGGGTGACATCATGGAGACAACAACGAATATGTCCACGAACATGACCTCACAATACTATGACATGACTAGCAATGCCATCCTtaccttcatttattttgtgGTGTGTATTGTGGGGCTCTGTGGAAATACGTTGGTCATCTATGTCATACTTCGTTACGCCAAGATGAAGACAATCACCAATATCTATATTCTTAATTTGGCTATTGCTGATGAACTTTTCATGCTTGGCTTGCCATTTTTAGCCATGCAGGTGGCCTTGGTCCATTGGCCATTTGGCAAAGTCATCTGCCGGATTGTCATGACGGTGGACGGTATCAACCAGTTCACCAGCATCTTTTGCCTTACCGTCATGAGTATTGACCGATACCTGGCAGTGGTTCATCCCATCAAGTCTGCCAAATGGAGAAGACCAAGGACTGCCAAAATGGTCAATGCTGCAGTGTGGACCATTTCACTCTTGGTGATCATGCCAATTATGAATTACGCTGGTGTTCAGTTATATCACGGGAGAGGTAGCTGCACCATAATCTGGCCTGGAAACTCCGGGACATGGTACACTGGTTTTATAATTTATGCCTTTATTCTAGGATTCCTGGTTCCACTAAGTATTATCTGCCTCTGCTAtctctttattataataaaagtgaagtcATCAGGAATAAGAGTGGGTTCTTCCAAGAGAAAACGGTCAGagaaaaaagtcaccaggatGGTGTCCATTGTGGTTGCAGTTTTCATCTTTTGCTGGCTCCCGTTCTATATCTTTAACGTCTCCTCCGTGTCTCTCTTGATTGTGCCAACTCCAGGCCTCAAGGCCATGTGGGACTTTGTGGTGGTTCTGAGTTATGCCAACAGCTGTGCCAACCCCATCTTGTATGCCTTTCTTTCTGACAACTTTAAAAAGAGCTTTCAGAATGTTCTATGTTTGTCGAAGGTCAGCGGCATGGATGAGGCTGACAGAAGTGACAGCAAACAAGACAAGTCTAGGCTGAACGAAACCACAGAGACACAACGTACGTTGCTTAATGGAGATCTTCAGACTAGCATTTAA